One stretch of Spirochaeta lutea DNA includes these proteins:
- a CDS encoding glutamate synthase subunit beta has protein sequence MGKPTGFMEIERKKVQWREPAERAGDFSEFQQEYDDKTRQDQGARCMDCGVPFCQSSYGCPIHNLIPEWNDLIYHGKWEEAYYRLRKTNNFPEFTGRVCPAPCESACVLGINEPAVTIKDNEAAIIDRAYASGLVVPRPPKKRTGKRVAIIGSGPAGLSAADELNQAGHSVTVYEREDRIGGLLMYGIPNMKLDKGLVSKRIKLMEQEGVEFCPGTEVGRTVSTGDLVESYDAILVATGATKPRDLPVPGRELRGVHFAMEFLTENTRSLLNSNLQDGAYISAAGKRVVVIGGGDTGNDCIGTSVRHGAAQVINFELMPQPASERTDEFPWPTYPRLLKSDYGHQEAHNAYGADPRQWSILTKEFIGNERGELKGIKTVRVQWSKEPGERPTFQEVPGSEEVWDADLVFLAMGFLGPEQELLQALELEADQRSNVKAEYGSYRTSRKKIFAAGDARRGQSLVVWAINEGRGAAKEIDTALMGSSNLPG, from the coding sequence ATGGGTAAACCCACCGGCTTTATGGAAATAGAACGGAAGAAGGTACAGTGGCGGGAACCCGCCGAAAGGGCTGGAGATTTCTCGGAATTCCAACAGGAATACGATGACAAGACCCGCCAGGACCAGGGAGCTCGCTGTATGGATTGTGGGGTTCCCTTCTGCCAGTCCAGTTACGGGTGTCCTATTCATAATCTCATTCCAGAATGGAACGACCTCATTTACCATGGAAAATGGGAAGAGGCCTATTACCGCCTGCGGAAAACGAACAACTTTCCCGAGTTCACCGGGCGGGTTTGTCCTGCTCCCTGTGAGTCGGCCTGTGTACTGGGGATTAATGAACCCGCAGTAACGATAAAGGATAACGAGGCTGCCATTATCGACCGGGCCTACGCCAGCGGTTTGGTAGTGCCCCGCCCGCCCAAAAAGCGGACCGGTAAACGGGTTGCCATCATCGGATCCGGGCCGGCTGGGTTGTCTGCCGCAGATGAGCTCAATCAAGCCGGGCATTCTGTCACCGTGTATGAACGGGAGGACCGGATCGGCGGCCTGCTCATGTACGGTATACCCAATATGAAACTGGACAAGGGATTGGTTTCCAAACGTATCAAGCTCATGGAGCAGGAGGGGGTGGAGTTTTGCCCGGGAACTGAGGTCGGGCGTACTGTTAGTACCGGTGACTTGGTAGAATCCTACGATGCAATTCTTGTTGCCACCGGAGCCACCAAGCCGCGGGATCTACCCGTTCCCGGAAGAGAGCTTCGGGGCGTTCATTTTGCCATGGAATTCCTTACCGAAAACACCCGGAGTCTACTTAATTCAAACCTGCAGGACGGAGCCTATATTTCTGCAGCTGGCAAGCGTGTGGTGGTCATCGGCGGGGGAGATACGGGTAATGACTGTATCGGAACCAGCGTCCGTCACGGGGCGGCCCAGGTAATCAACTTTGAGCTCATGCCTCAACCCGCATCGGAGCGAACCGACGAGTTCCCCTGGCCGACCTATCCCCGGTTACTTAAAAGTGATTATGGTCACCAGGAGGCACATAATGCCTATGGGGCGGATCCCCGACAGTGGTCGATTTTAACCAAGGAGTTCATCGGTAATGAAAGGGGTGAACTGAAGGGGATCAAAACTGTGCGCGTCCAGTGGAGTAAGGAGCCTGGGGAGCGACCCACATTTCAAGAGGTGCCCGGATCCGAGGAAGTCTGGGACGCTGATCTCGTCTTTCTTGCCATGGGGTTTCTTGGTCCGGAACAGGAACTACTTCAGGCCTTAGAATTGGAAGCGGATCAACGATCCAATGTGAAAGCTGAATACGGATCCTACCGTACCAGCCGCAAAAAGATTTTTGCTGCCGGTGATGCCCGTCGGGGCCAGAGCCTGGTTGTTTGGGCGATTAATGAAGGCCGGGGTGCGGCAAAAGAAATCGACACCGCACTCATGGGTAGTTCGAATCTTCCGGGGTAA
- the gltB gene encoding glutamate synthase large subunit has protein sequence MALRQRPKEYGLYSPDYEHENCGVGFVAHIKGVQSRKILDDAREILVRMTHRGAVGAEKNTGDGAGILTTLPHRFLEKAAREDLGLELPGRGQYSAGVVFFPQDDDLRRGCIAVMEKAISDEGLTLLGWRELPRDNSMIGPSALSAEPVMKQVFIGAGQHIEPGDFERALYVIRKQTTNTLRGSKEYDPEDFFYICSLSTRVMVYKGMLTPEQLFAYYSDLQDPDYTSHLAMVHSRFSTNTFPSWDRAQPLRFMSHNGEINTLRGNVNKMRGREGKLASPVFGDSITRILPINEPDLSDSGNFDNVLELLLMSGRELPEAVMMMVPEAWQRHEHMPAKKRAMYEYFSNLMEPWDGPASVVFSDGRYIGAVLDRNGLRPSRYYVTDDDHVVMASEVGVLDIDPARVVKKGRLQPGRMFLVNFEQGRIVSDEELKETYSSARPYEDWLGEQRITLADLAVPGMVPDLDRTSILQRMKMFGFTLEHLREVLKPMAELGKEPLGSMGNDTPLAVLSDKPRLLYDYFKQLFAQVTNPPIDSIRESVIMSLKTYIGPEGNLLDIQPEHAHRLMLEHPVLTNTQLAQIKTMDHRGWKAQTIDITYLVQSSEEGMVEALDRICSEADDAIAKGFSVIVLSDRSAGAERIPLSALMATGAVHHHLVKNHTRTQIGIVLESGEPKEVHHFCTLVGFGADAVNPYLAFEAMWMMDQDGQIEGEISRQKIEEDYLSAIEYGMLKVFGKMGISTLESYKGAQIFEAVGLASEVVSRCFAGTASRIEGAGFAELEFEASRRHHLAFPEGNEPIGSELLNPGDYSYRYGGEKHMWDPESIANLQIAVRQESQHHYNIFSQHQNQRSVDQATLRGMMRFKPGTPIPLDEVESAESIMKRFATGAMSFGSISQEAHETLAIAMNRIGGKSNTGEGGEMPERFKPLPNGDSKRSAIKQVASGRFGVTIDYLVNADEIQIKMAQGAKPGEGGELPGHKVFEVIAKTRHSTPGVGLISPPPHHDIYSIEDLAQLIFDLKNANPKARISVKLVSEVGVGTIAAGVAKAHADHILVSGHDGGTGASPLTGIKHAGLPWELGISETHQTLVMNDLRSRVVLQTDGQIKTGRDVVIAALLGAEEFGFATGALITVGCIMMRKCQKNTCPVGVATQDERLRAKFTGKPEHVVNYVRFMVEEARQLMAELGFRTIEEMVGRTDMLEPDDSVLHWKSRGIDLSRILARPRNDLAPSGSICCVPQDHGISEILDRELIRRAKSTLDTKTPTRLELPVKNTDRAVGTMLSHEIASRYGLEGLPQDCLHVKFTGSAGQTFAGWLSSGVRFELEGDANDYLGKGLSGGEVIVYPPKESVFTPEDNIIIGNVAFYGAITGRAFIRGTAAERFCVRNSGAEVVIEGVGDHGCEYMTGGRAIILGQTGRNFGAGMSGGIGYVWDYRGDFKDLVNPEMITLGPVTGEDEQAYLEAMIREHLILTGSTRAQYILDNWKEELPRFVRVIAPAFQHVLDQQKLQKEAIHG, from the coding sequence ATGGCGCTAAGACAACGTCCTAAAGAATATGGACTCTACAGTCCGGATTATGAACATGAAAACTGCGGAGTCGGGTTTGTCGCTCATATTAAGGGAGTGCAAAGCCGAAAGATCCTGGATGACGCCCGGGAAATCCTGGTCCGGATGACCCATCGAGGAGCCGTTGGGGCAGAAAAAAACACCGGTGATGGAGCTGGGATTTTAACAACCCTGCCGCACCGGTTTTTAGAAAAGGCTGCCAGAGAAGATCTGGGGCTTGAGCTTCCCGGAAGGGGACAGTATTCCGCAGGGGTGGTCTTTTTTCCCCAGGATGATGATCTTCGCCGGGGCTGCATTGCGGTGATGGAAAAAGCCATTTCGGACGAGGGTCTGACGCTCCTCGGGTGGAGGGAGCTGCCCCGGGATAATTCAATGATTGGACCATCGGCCTTGAGTGCTGAGCCTGTGATGAAGCAGGTTTTTATCGGGGCTGGTCAGCACATCGAACCCGGGGATTTTGAACGGGCATTGTATGTAATCCGGAAGCAGACCACCAACACCCTGCGGGGCTCCAAGGAGTATGATCCTGAGGATTTTTTCTACATCTGCAGCCTCTCAACCCGGGTTATGGTGTATAAGGGCATGCTGACACCCGAGCAGCTCTTCGCCTATTACTCTGATCTCCAAGACCCGGACTATACGAGTCACCTCGCTATGGTGCATAGCCGCTTTTCTACCAATACCTTTCCGAGTTGGGATAGGGCGCAGCCACTGCGGTTCATGAGTCATAACGGGGAGATTAATACCCTTCGTGGTAATGTGAATAAAATGCGGGGACGTGAGGGCAAACTGGCCAGCCCTGTTTTTGGTGATTCTATTACCCGGATTCTCCCGATCAACGAACCTGATCTTTCGGACTCTGGAAACTTCGATAACGTCCTTGAGTTGCTGCTTATGTCGGGTCGGGAGCTCCCGGAAGCCGTAATGATGATGGTTCCGGAAGCGTGGCAGCGCCATGAGCATATGCCGGCCAAAAAGCGGGCTATGTATGAATACTTCTCTAATCTCATGGAGCCGTGGGATGGTCCGGCATCGGTGGTTTTTTCCGATGGACGGTACATCGGCGCGGTGTTGGATAGGAATGGTTTGCGTCCCAGCCGCTACTATGTGACAGATGACGACCATGTTGTCATGGCAAGCGAGGTGGGGGTTCTGGATATTGATCCGGCACGGGTGGTTAAAAAAGGACGCCTTCAGCCGGGCCGGATGTTTTTGGTAAATTTTGAGCAGGGACGAATCGTCAGCGATGAGGAACTCAAAGAGACCTATTCCTCCGCTCGGCCCTATGAAGACTGGTTAGGAGAACAGCGGATAACCCTGGCGGATTTAGCGGTTCCAGGCATGGTTCCCGATCTTGACCGTACCTCCATCCTCCAGCGGATGAAGATGTTCGGATTTACCCTTGAACACCTGCGTGAGGTGTTAAAACCCATGGCAGAATTGGGTAAGGAGCCTCTGGGGTCCATGGGCAACGATACGCCCCTGGCGGTACTCTCTGATAAACCAAGACTTCTCTATGATTATTTTAAACAACTCTTTGCCCAGGTCACCAACCCTCCCATCGATTCCATCCGTGAATCGGTTATTATGAGTCTCAAGACCTACATCGGGCCCGAGGGGAACCTCCTGGATATTCAACCGGAGCATGCCCACCGGTTGATGTTGGAGCATCCTGTTCTCACGAATACCCAGCTCGCGCAGATAAAAACCATGGACCACCGGGGTTGGAAGGCCCAGACCATTGACATTACCTATTTGGTACAGTCCTCCGAGGAGGGCATGGTAGAGGCCCTGGACCGGATCTGCAGCGAGGCTGACGATGCTATTGCCAAGGGGTTTAGCGTAATCGTCCTTTCCGACCGGTCGGCAGGCGCCGAACGGATTCCCCTGAGTGCCCTGATGGCCACTGGTGCAGTACATCATCACTTAGTAAAAAACCATACCCGTACGCAGATCGGCATCGTACTTGAATCGGGGGAACCCAAGGAGGTTCACCATTTTTGTACCCTGGTCGGTTTTGGTGCTGATGCTGTTAATCCATACCTGGCCTTTGAGGCTATGTGGATGATGGATCAGGACGGACAGATTGAGGGAGAGATCAGCCGGCAGAAGATCGAGGAGGACTATCTCTCCGCCATCGAGTACGGGATGTTGAAAGTGTTCGGAAAAATGGGGATTTCAACCTTGGAAAGTTACAAGGGTGCCCAGATATTTGAGGCAGTGGGATTAGCATCTGAGGTGGTATCCCGCTGTTTTGCCGGCACCGCTTCCCGAATCGAGGGGGCCGGCTTTGCTGAATTAGAGTTCGAAGCATCCCGGCGGCATCACCTGGCCTTTCCGGAGGGCAACGAGCCCATTGGATCAGAGCTTCTGAATCCTGGGGACTATTCCTACCGCTATGGCGGGGAAAAGCACATGTGGGATCCTGAGTCTATCGCGAACCTTCAGATCGCGGTTCGCCAGGAGAGCCAGCATCATTATAACATCTTCTCCCAGCATCAAAACCAGAGATCCGTCGACCAGGCCACCCTCCGGGGTATGATGCGCTTTAAGCCGGGAACCCCAATCCCCCTGGATGAGGTTGAGTCTGCCGAGAGTATCATGAAACGCTTTGCTACCGGAGCCATGAGTTTTGGTTCCATTAGTCAGGAGGCCCATGAGACCCTGGCTATCGCCATGAACCGAATTGGCGGGAAATCCAATACCGGTGAGGGTGGAGAGATGCCTGAACGCTTTAAACCTCTGCCGAACGGAGATTCCAAGCGATCTGCCATTAAACAGGTCGCCTCTGGCCGGTTCGGGGTTACCATCGATTATCTGGTAAACGCTGATGAAATACAGATAAAGATGGCTCAGGGAGCCAAGCCGGGGGAAGGGGGAGAGCTTCCCGGCCATAAGGTATTTGAGGTAATTGCCAAAACCAGACACTCCACTCCCGGAGTAGGACTCATCAGTCCGCCTCCCCACCACGACATTTATTCGATTGAAGACCTGGCCCAGCTGATTTTCGATCTTAAAAACGCGAATCCCAAGGCTCGGATCAGTGTGAAGCTGGTTTCCGAGGTGGGGGTTGGTACCATTGCGGCCGGTGTTGCGAAGGCCCATGCGGATCACATCCTGGTTTCCGGCCATGACGGAGGTACCGGGGCCAGCCCCCTTACCGGTATTAAACACGCCGGACTTCCCTGGGAGTTGGGAATCAGCGAAACCCATCAAACCCTGGTGATGAATGATCTTCGAAGCCGGGTTGTGCTCCAGACCGACGGTCAGATTAAAACCGGAAGGGATGTGGTTATTGCTGCATTGTTAGGAGCGGAGGAATTCGGATTCGCCACCGGGGCCTTGATAACCGTGGGATGCATTATGATGCGGAAATGTCAAAAAAATACCTGCCCCGTGGGTGTCGCCACCCAGGATGAGCGCTTACGTGCGAAATTCACCGGCAAGCCTGAACATGTGGTCAACTATGTGCGGTTCATGGTAGAGGAAGCCCGGCAGTTAATGGCTGAGCTCGGATTCCGGACGATTGAAGAAATGGTAGGACGTACCGATATGCTTGAACCCGATGACAGCGTTTTACACTGGAAGAGCCGGGGTATAGACCTGTCTCGGATCCTTGCCCGGCCCCGGAACGACCTAGCCCCTTCGGGCAGCATTTGTTGTGTTCCCCAGGACCACGGAATCTCCGAAATACTGGATCGGGAGCTCATCCGCAGAGCAAAATCCACCCTGGATACCAAAACCCCGACACGCCTGGAGCTGCCGGTGAAAAACACCGACCGGGCAGTGGGAACCATGCTCTCCCACGAAATTGCATCCCGCTACGGCCTTGAGGGGCTCCCCCAGGACTGCCTTCATGTGAAGTTCACCGGTTCTGCCGGGCAGACATTCGCCGGGTGGTTATCCTCGGGCGTCCGGTTTGAGCTGGAAGGGGATGCCAACGACTACCTCGGTAAGGGACTTTCCGGCGGCGAGGTCATCGTGTACCCCCCCAAGGAGTCGGTGTTTACCCCGGAGGATAATATTATCATCGGAAACGTGGCCTTCTACGGAGCCATTACCGGACGGGCATTTATTCGCGGAACTGCAGCGGAGCGGTTTTGTGTTCGGAACTCAGGAGCTGAGGTGGTTATCGAGGGGGTCGGAGATCACGGATGTGAATACATGACCGGTGGTCGGGCTATTATTCTCGGTCAAACCGGAAGAAACTTCGGGGCAGGGATGTCCGGAGGGATTGGGTATGTCTGGGATTATAGGGGTGATTTCAAGGATCTGGTTAACCCGGAAATGATTACCCTGGGACCAGTTACCGGGGAGGATGAACAAGCCTACCTGGAGGCTATGATCCGAGAACACCTAATCCTCACGGGATCCACCCGGGCACAGTACATCCTCGATAATTGGAAAGAAGAACTGCCCCGTTTCGTACGGGTAATCGCTCCCGCGTTTCAGCACGTTCTTGATCAACAGAAATTACAGAAGGAGGCCATCCATGGGTAA